CGGCGGGCGTCCGGACGGTATGTCGTTGGCGGGCAACGTGTTCTCCTGAGATCAAAGGCGCTGGCACGCGCATTGCTGGTCAGAGCATCGGAGTGGCGCCTGCAACAGCTTCACCATTTCACGTTTCAGCCAGGGAGGCACCTAGTGCGGAACCCGAGAGGCTTCACGCTCATCGAACTTCTTATCGTCGTGGTGATCATCGGCATTCTGGCCGCCATCGCGATCCCGAAGTTCGCGAACACGAAGGAAAAGGCGTATGTAGCCGCGATGAAGTCCGACCTTCGGAACGTCGTCACGGCGGAAGAGTCGTACTTCGCTGACTAT
The nucleotide sequence above comes from Gemmatimonadales bacterium. Encoded proteins:
- a CDS encoding prepilin-type N-terminal cleavage/methylation domain-containing protein: MRNPRGFTLIELLIVVVIIGILAAIAIPKFANTKEKAYVAAMKSDLRNVVTAEESYFADY